The nucleotide window CCGACGGAAGGGCGCGAAGATCGGCGATTGCCGCCGAAGTTCCGAACCTGAGGCCGCGTAGGATTGCTCCCGACTGGGAGTGGCCTCATGTGGGGTTACTTCCAGCTGTTCCCATCAGAATGAAACTAACGCTCGTGCTCCGGTTGGGCGGTTGGATCGATTCGGATTTCGGGATTGCTCTGGCTGTAAAACGTTACAAATATGTTGCGTTTGCGCGTTGTGGTGTCGTTGGGCCGTAGCATGTCTGGGAGTGTGGTGATTTCATGACAGACGCCCCCTTGTGGGTGCTGCTTGGACCCTATATGGGGCTGGCAGGGGGCATCCTCTGGCTGGCTTTGTGGTTCTTCGGGAGACACTCGATGGCTGAAAGGGGTTGGAAACACTTCTCTCTAGGTTTGCCACTTCTGGGGATTTTTATGCTAGTTGGCTCAGCTCTTAATCTGCTGCTGGGATGGCCGCCGGCCCTGTCAACGGGAGTTGCACTAGGTTGGATTCTTTTGCTGGCGATTATGGTTGCAGGAATGATGCTCGATCTATGGACAAGGACGCGCCAATCAACCTGATGTCGCTGCCCTCAATGACCTCGGAGCGTGAATAAGTTCTTCCATAACGACTTCCGGTGTTTCGCGGGGCTGGGTGGGTGGATGTACACCCACGTGGGGATGCTCCCGACGGGATTTGAACCCGTGTCAGAAGCTCGAGAGGCTTCTATCCTTGGCCACTAGACTACGGGAGCGCGAGGCCGCGCTAAGGGTGGCGCCGACATAAAGGTTGCGCGGCGTTTGATGCAAACGAAGAGTGCGAAGTTTTTTCCCGCTCCCGACCCCTTGCGGACGACGAGGCGGCGATGTGAAGGCGGCACTCGCGCAGCTCGATCCGGCGGTCGGCGACAAGGCGAAGAACCTCCGGAAGCTCGAGACGACGATCGCGTCGGAGCGGGCGGATCTCCTCCTCGTCGGCGAGATGTATCTGACCGGCTACATGGCCCGCGACTCGTTCGCGCAGCTCGCGGAGCCGATCGACGGCCCGACTGTGAAGGCGATCGCGAAGATCGCCTCGGAGCACGGCACGCACGTCGTCTTCGGCATGCCCGAGCGCGAATCGGACACGCGCAAGCTGTACAACACGTCCGTGCTCGTCGCCCCGGACGGCAAGGTCGCCTCCTATCGGAAGGTGTACCCGGCGAACTTCGGGCCGTTCGAAGAGGGTCTCTACTTCGGCCGGGGAGACGGCCTGACGCTCGTCGACACGAAGCTCGGGCGGATCGGTCTGCTGATCTGCTACGACGCCTTCTTTCCCGAGCTCGCCAAGGCGTACGCCCTCCAGGGCGTTGACGTACTCGCGATCATCAGCGCCTCACCGGCCACGTCGAAGCCGTTCTTCGACCGCATCTTGCCGGCGCGGGCGATCGAAAATGCGGTGTACGTGCTGTACGCGAACCTCGTCGGCGCGGAGCTGAACGTCGTGTTCCAGGGGGGCACCCAGGCGATCGGGCCGCGAGGCGAGGACCTCGGCAAGGCGCCGGACTTCCAGGAGGCGACGGTCGTCGCCGACGTCGACGTCCGCAACGTGACCGCGGCCCGGGGACTCCGGCCAACGCTCCGCGACACCCGCAAGGAGTTCTGGGAACCCGTCGCGCCGACGGTCCCGGTGCGCCGCTCGTGAGCGTGGCGCACCGACCGCCACCTTCATTAGCTGAGAACACCACTATACCTCCATGGAGGAGACACAGTCCTGAAGGCGTTCGCCATCGTTTTTCTCGCGCTGATCATCGCCGCCGTCGGGCTGCGCTCCGCGATCGCCGATCCTACGGACGACCTCGTGACCACACGCATCCACTTCGGCGTGCAGCAGACGGACATCATCCCCGGGGTCGCCGCGATGCGGGCTGCGTGCGACATCGACGCGTCGGGGGAGCCGATCTTCATCTTGGCGAACGAGAGCACCCGTTCGATCTTGGCCGCCGGGCCGGGCCCCTGCACGATCGTCCTCGTGCTCTTCGGCCTCGACATCGGGCTGCCCGTGTTCGATAAGACGCCCCTCGGGACGCACTCCTTCTCGTTGCCGGGCATCTCGACGGTGACGCTCGGGTTCGTGGACCTGAGCGTGGACCTGACCACCTCTCTGGATTCGACGAGCCGCGTGCCGGACGGGATCGCGCAGGTGAGCCCGAGCCAGATCGGGTGGTCGGCGTGGGGCGCGAATCGGATCCTCATCCACGGGGAAGACGGGGTCGGGAGCATCGCGACCTCGGAACTCGAGACGACGTTCGCGTACGCGATGTCGATCGGCTTCTCGATCTACTCGCACGGGATCCCCCTGTACCATCTGGATTTGGTGCGGATCGGATCGTTCACGGGCGGCCCGTCCCTCGTCACACCCCTCTCCGTCGACTTGCGTCCCCACACCCTCACGCTCGTGGGGCCGATGGAGCTGTCGGACGACCGCGCGACGTTCACCTGGACCGGGATCGTCGATTCGGACGTCGATCATCTCGAGCTGTGGCTGACGGACGGGAGGACGAACGTCTCGTACCGGCTGCCGGCCAACGCGACGGACGTCGAGGTGACGTTGTGGCGCTCGACGCATTACGAGGCGCGCATCGTCTCCGTGGACGGCTCGAGCCAGATGTCCCCTTCGGACGCCATCGCATTCGATACGCCGAGTGCGGGAATTCAAATACAGGACGACCTGACGAGCCCCGCCCTCAGCTGGTCGATGATGGCGGTCGCGCTCGTGGCGGGCGGGATCGGCTTCCGGTGGGGAGCCGTACGCGCCCGCAAAGTCCGTTGAATCGCGTGCGTCGGGCCGACCGACGGACGGGTCACCGATTGCCCGTCGGCCGCTCGGCCGCGGAGGATTTGCGGGATCGACGCCCGTCTCTCGATTCCCTCCGCCGCGTTGCGGGCCCGCGTCACCGCGGGTCATGCGGCAGGTGGCCCTCGATCGTGCGCGCGAGCGCCTCCCCCATGCGGCGGTAGCCGTCGACGTCCGGGTGGAGCCCGTCGGGCGATCCACGCAACCGGTGCGGCGCGGCCGGGTCCGCAGCGGCGGCGTGCGTGTCGCAAAACGGGATGTCGAGGACCTTCGCGAACGATTCGATCCAATGGTTCAGGGTGAAGATCGCCGCGGTGACGTCCGGCGATGCGCGGTCGAACGGGAGGACGCTCGCGGCCACCGGCACGATCCCTGCATCGAGCGCTTCGGCGTACATCGCGCCGAACTCCCGCTGGATCGGGTCCGGCTCGTGGCCCGCGAAGAGGTCGTTGACCCCGGCGAGGATGATCGCGTACGCGGGCTTCGCGCGGACGACATCGCGCTCGAAGCGCGCGTGGACCTCCGCGGCGGTCTGCCCGTCGATCCCGCGGTTCAGCACGGTCCACTCGGGATGGAGGCGCATCATCCAGAACGCGTACTGGCTCGCGGGATTCCCGGCGCCGCGGGGCGGCGCCTCGAGCGGCGAACGGAACCCCGGCGTGCCGGCGGTCGTCGAGTCGCCGATGCCGACGATCGTCAGGGGCGGGGAGGGCATGCTCCCCGCCACATCGACACCTGTGGAAAAGGCCTTTGGGAGCCGGTCGAACTATCTCGTCCGGACTCGGAGGAGATGCGCCTGAGCGACGAGGCGGAAGGACGCCTCCACGTTCGAGCCGGTCTTCGCACTCGTGGCGAGCGAGGGCCAGCCGCGCGCCCGGCACACCTCGTCGACATCCGCGGTCGGGATCGCGTCCGGCGCCTCGAGGTCGGATTTGTTCACGAGCAGCACGGCGGGGATCGGGCCCGCGACGCTCTCGACGGCCGCCGCCCAGTCGATGAGGCTCCACAGGCTCTCGGGCCGGGTCCGGTCGCACACGTACAGGACGGCCTGGCTGTTCGAGAAGTACGCGTCCTTCAGGAGTTCGCGGAATCCGAGGGACCCCATGATGTCCCACACGCTCGCGCCGACCTCGATCGAGGCGCCCGGATGGCGCGAATCGTCGACGCGGAAGGTGCGCGAGGAGACTTTCGTGCCCAGGGTCGATACGTATCCGCGGTCGAACGTATCCGAGACGAATCGTCGGACGAGGCTCGACTTCCCGACGCCCGGGTCGCCCGCCAAGGCGATCTTCATCGTGAGCCCCGGGACCGATCGGTCGACGACTGGGCGCTGGCGCGAGGCCATCCGCTCCTCCGTCCCGCGGACGGGACGATAAGCGTTTGCTCCCTGCTATCAGTCCCGCGACTACATCGTCAGGGGAGCTAGGCGAGACAGCCCCGGATGCGCGACGAGGTATCCCGTCTGGAGGTACCAGGCGAGCTGCGGCTCGAGGTCCCCGAACTCGTCCCGCAGGCCGTCCCATTCCCGGAGGACGGGTCCCCACGCCTCCTCGATCGCCCCCAAGAACTCGGACATCCGCCGGTTCAGGTCGTCCGGCGCGGCGCCCTCGTAGACGAGCGCAAAGAACAGGAACGCGCCCTTGTCGATGGCGACCTCGCTCCGGTCCACGGTCATGCGCTTCAGGTCCCCCGGACCGCTCGATCCTCCGAAGGAATCGCGGACGAACCGCGCGACCAGCGTGAACATCCCGGAGGCGGCGAGCTCGTCTTGCACGGCCCCTATCTCACCGCCCGCCCTCGCAACGAGCCGCCCATCCCCGTGGATCAGGTAGAGGTCCGTCGGCCGGAACGGTTTCGTCCGCAACCGCCGAACGAGAAGCCACGCGATTGGTACGGCGACCAGGGCGAACAAGAGCCACGGGTACATCCCGGACAACCACAGAATTTCGGCCGACACGGAATAGCGGAGGGTGAAGGCGACAAGAGTCGGCGTGAGCGCGGTGTCCGGCGTCGTGAGCGTCGCTCGGAGCCGCACGGGCTTCGTGAGCGCTCCAGACAGGTTCGCGCCGATGGCCGCCGCAGTCCACGACGCCCCGCCGTCCTGCGAATACGCGAACGAGACGGACGCGCCCGGCGGCCCGCTCCAGTTGGCCTGGAGGCGACCCCATCCCAGGAGCCCGACGGGGTCGAGGGACGCCGTCAACACCCGTCCCAGGGTCGCGAACTGACCATAGCCGATCGTCAGGTCGTGAAGGGACGGCGAGAGCGTGTTCGAGGTGAAAAGCTGAACGCGGTACTCGATGTACCGCGCGGGCGGCGAGGCGATCGGGCGTCCGGGACCGAGGTAGGCGGCGGACCACGCGCTCCACGATCCGTCGGGCGCCGGGCTCGCGCCCGACCGGGTCCGGACCTCGATTCCCGTGCCGGAAGGCACCGTCGCGGTCCACGTGATCGTCTCCCACGCCCCCCCGCTCCCGGTGTCGAAGACGCGGGACTCCAGGGCGCCGAGGGAGCTCGGCATGGCGTACGTGATCGTGAGGAACGGCCGGGCGGACGCGTTCGCCGCATCGGAGCTCCAGAACATCTTGTGCCCGCGGATGACGCTCGCGCCGTCGTCCGCCTGGCGGACCAGGAGGCCGTAGTTCGGCGCGCGGCCCGTCCACCAGTCGACCGCGGCGCGGGTGACGTCCCAGGTGTACCAGCCGGGCACCGTCCCGACCGCAGGCACGAGGTCCAGATCGGTCGGGTTGAAGTCCCCGCCGGCCGCCGTCCAGTCGAGCACGCCGTCGCGGACGCCCCACGTCGAGCCGTACTCCGTCCAGTTGTTCGTGATCGCGTGCACGCTGACCGACATCGAGTTCGCCCTGTCAGAGGCGTACAGGTAGAGGAAGAGGTCAACCGTGAGGAGGGTCGCGTTCGCGGGGATCGGGAACGTCGGGAATTGGAGGATCGCCCGGCTCCAGTTCGATTTGCTCGTGAACCCGAGTTTCAGGGTGTCGTTCGCGCCGAAGTTCGTGTTGGCGAAGCTGCCCGTCGCGATGTAGGTGTCGACCATCGAGGCAGGACCGGGCTGGAACGCCGTGCTCAGCGGGGGGCCGAGCCGCGACGTGTCCGCGATGAGGACGTCCCCTGGGCTGGCCGTGACATCGACGTTCGACCGCGCCAGCGCGAGCCCGAAATCCGCCGCGGTCGTGTCCGCGAACGTCCGGGAGAGCCAAGCGAGGCTCGCCCCGGAGGCTCCGATCGTCGCGTTCACGAGGCCGTAGTCGGACGGGTTCGAGAACGCCCACTCCGCTTGCTGCTCGCCCGCCGCCGAGGCCGTGACCGCGGGGTCCGCCGAAACTACCGCGGGGGCGACGAGGATCCCGAGGATCAGGGCGACGACCACGACCCGGAAACGGGTCATGGAAGCTTAGGGACCGGCCGCCCACGTAAAGGTTCCCGGGTCGTTATCAGACGCCCGAATTCTCACACCCTTCAAACTGGCCTGGTTAACATGTTAACCGGGGGACCTTGCGGTTCTCAGGCCGGCGGGGGTGGCCGAGGAGGCGGAGGCGCAGGATAGCTCGTCTCGCGGCGGAGGACTGCATCGAACGTTTATCCCGACGCACCGCGTACCCGCGTCGATGGTCCGCGCGGTCAAGCCAAGCCGCAAGCGCGACGGACGTCTCGGCCCGCCCCAGGGCTATCCGAAGGACCTCGAGAAGTACGCGGACCCCGCGAACTGGAAGTACCCCGTGCACACGCCGTTCCACGCGCGCGCCGCGCGGCGGTACTTCAACGAGCCTCGCAACCGTGCGAAGTACACGCCGGAGGAGCAGGCGTACATCGACAAGAAGATCAACGAGGCGCTCGAGCGGTTCGGGGTCGCGGTGAAGATCCGAGGCGGAACGATCGAGGACGAGGCGGGCACGATCCAAGCCGACGTTCCGATGAACAAAGACATCGACAAGATGACGTTCGACGACCTGCTGCTCGTCTTCCTCGGGAAGAACCGCCTCGCTTCCGCGCGGGGGATCGACCCCGGGGCCGCCTCGGTCGACAAGGAGACCGAGACGTTCCTCGCCGGCACGGTGAAGGAGTACTCGGTCCTGATTGACCGGCAACGGCGGCTCGTCGAGCACGATTGTGTGGACTTCAAGACGAATCGCGCGGTGGGCCGGCTCTTCTGCAAGCATCTCGGAGCGTTCCTCATGCAGGCGGACCGGACGCGGGCGACGCGCCTCCTGCGTGAGCTATTGCGGGAGAGGGACCACTGGACATTCGCGTGAGCGCGGCCGGCGCGCTCTGACATCCTCGTCGTCGTTTATCGAGGAGATGATCCCCCGGGGGAATCCATCCGACGCAACGGTACGGCTGCCCTACGAAAATGAGCAGGTTTCTGTCAACGACGACTCTTGCACCCGAACGCCACACATGACGTTTCCGAGCGACCGCATCGCAGGCAGAACCATTCGTCCTTTCCAACGTCCATCATATCTCGCCGGCCGCATTTGCACCAATCGGGACTCGGCGATTGGGGAGTCAACCCTGCGCTCGCATGAGGAAACGAGGTCCCATATTAGTCACAATCACGGATTGACGAATGGCCGCGGTTGGGCCCGGCCGCCTCACAGCCGGCTGAAGTCCGCCTCACGGTCCTTCCTCCTCGCCTCGCGTTCGGCCGCCGTCGAGAGCGGTGCGGCGCACCCGGGACACGCCCCTCCCGAGTCGACACAAGCCTTGCAAAGCCATGCGCCGCACACATGACGCTGGACGCCGGGGGCGCGATGAGGCGAGCAGTTCGGTGGGAGACCGCCACCATCGATTTTCCCGGCGGACCTCGGCGACTCCGGCCTCCTTGAGACCGGGGTCGGCTCCGGGTCTCCTTCGCCCTTTTCTTCCGTGAGCGCCTCGCCCCTCGGCTTCTTGCGCTTCGATTCGGGCGCATGCCTCGTCGAGATCTTGTAGCCACCGCCCTCGAAGATCTTCAGGGAGACCTCGAGCTTCTTCGCCTCGAACGGTCCGAGGTGGAGTTCCTTCGCGAGATCGACGAGGTTCCACTCCTCTTTCGGGAGGTCCATCGCCTGCCGGATCAGGTCGTCGTTGTGCCACTCCGGGGTCGGCTCGAGCGGCGCCTCGCGCACCCAGTCGATGTAGCCCCAGATCGTGCGGGCTTCGTCCAGGTCGACGTGCGGCAGCACGGTCGTCACGTCCGCGAGCCGGATCCGGTCCAGATTCGCCGCGTTCTCCACGTTGCGCAAGACCGCGGCGCCGACGGCCTCGTACTTCCGGAGCGCCTCCGGCTCGATTCGGTCCGGGGCGAGCGGCGCGGGTTCGTTCACGTACCGGATGACCTCATCGAGGAGCTCGAGGGGCACGGAACAATACTTGAAGATCTCGTCACGCGTCGCGGGCCGCTTCAGGTGCGCCTCGAACCGGACGACCGCCTCGGCGAAGCCCTCGACCGTCGCGGCGTGGATGCGCTCCTCGGCGCGCCGCCTCCCGTCCGCCGCCGGCTCGTACGCCGGATCGAGGGCGAGTCCCGCGTCGAAGCACTTGAGCGCGTCGTCGAAGCGGCGAACGTGCAAAAGGGCGAGCCCCTTGCTCGTCCACGTCGCCTTGTCCCGCGCGTCCAGCCGCAGCGCCTCGTCGTACGCGGATGCGGCGGCGTCGTACCGGCCCGCCCGTTCGTCCGCGAGGCCGAGGGTGGTCCACAGGGCCTTGTCGTCCCTCCGCGATTCCGTCGCGCGGGCGAGCGCGTCCGCCGCGTCCGGGTACCGCTCCAACGTCAGGAGGACGAGGCCCCGTCCGCGCCACGCCGCGCCGTGCGACTCGTCCGCGTCGATCGCCGCGTCGAACGCCGCGAGCGCCTCGGTCGGCTTGTCGAGGGCCTGATACGCCTCGCCTCTCCACGTGAGCACGGCCGCGTCCGCCGGATGGGCCCTCAGCACGAAGTCGAGGCAGGGGATCGCCTCGGCGGCCCGGCCCGTCCGCAGGAAGCACACCCCTTTCGTGCGATAGGCGTCGTAGTTGTTCGGATCCTTCCCGAAGACGATCGTCACGAGCGACAGCGCGTCGTCGAAGTGAGACTCCGCGGCGAGGCACATCGCCTTTCCGTTCAGGAACTCGAGGTTCTCGGGATCCAGGAGGAGGCCGTCGTCGAAGGTCCGAAGCGCGTCCACGACCCGGCCGGCGTCGAACAAGAGGCGGCCCCTGGCGGCCAGCGCGGTGCGGTCGCCGGGGTTCAGGGAGAGGGTGCGGTCGTACGCCTCGAGCGCCTCGGCCTTTCGGCCGGCGCGGACGAGCAACGCGCCTTTCGCGTTCCAGGTGCGGCGGTCCATCGGGTCCACGCGGGCGGCGCCGTCCAACTCCTCGAGAGCCGCGTCGAGCTTCCCGAGGCGCTCCAGGGCGACGGCCCGTTCGCGTCTCGCGTCCAGGTCGCGCGGGTCGATCTCGAGCAACCGCTCGCCGGCCTCTGCGGCCGCCTTGAACGAGCCTTGGGACGCCAGGAGGTCCCGCTTGGCCCGCAGCAGGTCCGCCCGGTCCGGCGCGAGGCCGACCGCCTTCCCGATCGCGACGAGCGCGTCCTTTCCCTGGCCGATGGCGCTCGCGTACCGCGCGCGCCGCGCCCACGCCTCGACGTCCTTCGGGTCCGCGACGGTCAGCCGACCGCTCGCGTCGAACGCCTCCTTCGTGCGGCCGAGCCCCTCGAGGGCGGCGCAGAGGCCCGTGAGTGCGGCCTTGTCCTTCGCGTCTGCCGCGACGACCGTCTCGTAGATCGGCACGGCCTCCTCGTACCGGTGCAACTCGAGGAGACACGATCCCTGCTTCAGCAAGGCGGGCGTCATCGCCTTGTCCCGGAGCGCTGCCTGTCCGTACGCGTTCGCGGCCTCGTCGTATCGCTTGAGCCACTGGAGCGCGGTGCCTTTCCCGAGCCACGCCTTCGCGCTGTTCGGTTCGAGGGCGAGGGTGCGGTCGAACACCGCGACGGCCTGCTCGTACCGCGTCGCGCCTTCGAGCGACACCCCGAGCAGGTACCATCCCTTCGGATCCGCGGGCGCGTAGCGGGTCGCGCGGTCCAGGGAGTCGACCGCATCCGCGTAGGCCTTGAGCCAATACTGAATCCGGCCTTTCTCGAGCCACAGGTTCGCGGACGCGGGGTCGGCCTCGATCGCGGCGTCGTACGCCCGGAGGGCATCCTCGTACCGGCTCAGGTGGGAAAGCAACGCGGCCTTCCGCGCCGCGGCCCCGGGGGCGCGCGGATCGAGACGCAACGCCGCCTCGTAAGCGCCGAGCGCCGCCTCGGGTTCCGAGAGCCCTTCGTGGGCCTCGCCCTTCGCGACCCACGTGGATCGGTCGGATGGGTCTTTCGCCAGGATCAGGTCGCACGCGCGGAGGAGCGCCTTCGGGTCCTTCGAGAACCGCAGGGCGTCTCGCTGTCCGCGGATCGCGTCGAGGTCGTCGGGCGCGACGACGTGCAGCTGCTCGAACGTCGCGTACGCCCTGTCCGACTGGCCGAGGGCGAGCTGCGCCCGGCCTTTGTCCCGCAGGGCGCGGAGATGGTGAGGCTGCAGCGCCAGGATCGCGTCGCAGGCGGCCACGAGGTCCGCCCACCGCTCCGACGCGAGGAGCAGCTGGCGCTTCGCCTCGAGCCCGTCGTAGGAGCGGGGCTCGACCGCCAAGAACGCGTCGAAGGCGGCGAGCGCCTCCTCCCGCCGGTTCAGCTGGAGCAACGCGTGCGCCTTCGCAAAGAGCGCGGGGCCATGTCGCGGGTCAAGGGAGACGACCTTGCCGGCCTCCTGCACGACCTCGTCCCACCGGGCCAAGGCGCGCAACGCCTCCAAGCGACCGATGTGGGGCGCGAGGGCCTTCGGGGTGAGGGCGATCGCCCGATCGTACGAGCCGACCGCATCGACGTTTCGCCCGATTTTCCGGAGCAACTCGGCCCGGACGAGCCACGCGACCGCATCCCCGTCCCGGAGCCGAACCGCCTCGTCGTACGAGCGCAATGCCTCCTCGTTCTGGTGCGATGCCGCGAGGACGTCGCCTCGGAGCCGCCACGCGTCCGGGTCGTAGCCGTCGAGCTGGATCACGCGGTCGAGGCAACGCAACGCCCGCTGCGGGTCCTGCGCGCGGACGTACGCGAGGGCCTTGCCCTCGAGGGCTCCCTTGCACGCCGAGTCGACGCGAAGCGCACGGTCGTAGGCGGACTGAGCCTCCTCGATCTCGTCCCTCCGCCGGTGGGCCTCGCCTTTCCTGAGCCAGAGATCGACGTCCTCCGGCACGAGCGCGAGGACGCGCGCGTATCCATCCGTGTCGTCCGGGTCGAGATTCACGACCTGGATGTACGCCCGGATCGCCTCCGGACGCTGGTCCAGGGAGGCGTGGGCGTTCCCTTTCCGAGCCCAGACGCCTTTCGCCGTCGGCTTCGCGCGCAGGGCGGCGTCGTAGTACGGGATCGCATCCGCCGGGCGGCCCGCCGCGACGAGGAGGTCTCCCTGCACGGCGATCGCGCGGACGTTCGCGTGGTCGCACTGGAGCGCCTCCGTCGCTGCCGCCTGGGCGGGCTCGACGTGGCCGACCGCGAGGAGGCCCGCCCCGACCCGTGCGCACGCCTCGGCCCATTCCTCCGGGCGTTCGATCGGCGCGGTCCGCGCCTCCAGTAGGCCGAGCGCCTTGAGATACGCGTTCGCCGCGCGGCCTTCCGCGCCCGCATTGAGCGACGCGCCGCCGGATTCGACGAGCCGGCGGACCTTTTCGAGGGTGCGACCTTCGCGATCCAGGAAGCCTTCGAGGAGAGCCATCCCTGTCATCCCATCCCGCGCACGCGGCCCGCTGGGGGTCGCGTCGGACAACTGGCCGACATGCAGGCTGGATGACTTATAGATATCGCCAACGGGCTCCGCATGTGGACAATCACCTTGGGGCGAATCAGCGAAGCTATGGTGCCGATGCCGCTAAATACCGGGGAGCCGATTCACGACGGACAATCGTCGGACGGATGGGACGAATGACCAAGGGCGATTCAGGGGCCGCGGATCCGGTGCGGCTCCGTAGAGAGACGCGAGAGTGGCTGACGACGCGCACCATCCCGAACGTGCGCGAAGTCGCGAGGGACCTCGGGAACGCGGGCGAGGACGTGCACGACCTCCTCGCCGCGATTGACGAGCTGGAGTCGCTCGTCCGCGGGAAGCCGATCAAGTCGCCCGGGCGTGCGACGGCGAAACGGCATCCGTAAGGCGTGCAGGGACCGAGATTTGGACGTACGTCTTGGCTAGACAGCCTCCGACAGGCGAACGCAAAGTCGACCGAGGACCGAGGAGACTGTAGATCGGCCGAGAGCGGCGTTGGCAGGAAAGGCCTCAAGTATCGAAGGCGAGTGTCCCCGAACCGAGCGTGGGTAGTCTAGCGGTAGGACACCGGCCTTCCAAGCCTGAGACGCGGGTTCGACTCCCGCCCCACGCACTGGACCTGGGCCAGAAAAAGAAGGCGACCGGCGGAGTCGTGGAGGCGACCCTCTCCGCCGATCTGTGGGATGGATGGGTGATCGTTAGCCGTCGTCGTCGGACGCATCGAAGTCGAGCGAGCATCCGTACGAGGCGTAGACGTCTTGCCAGCTGTGGTCTTCTCCCGACTGCATGTCGTTCATCGGGGCCATGATCGCTGCGCTTTGCACGAACGTCCGAAGAGATGGCGAGTATAAAGCAAGGAAGGGAGGGGAGGTCCGCGAAAGTACTCGGCTGGAGGTGTGAAAGTACTGTCAGGCCCGCCGTCCGTATGGGATCATTCGTCCGCACCACAAAGCACATCCCCGCACCTCGGGTTGGTCCCTTCGGTGCCTTTCGATGGATCGCCTCTGGTCGGATCCAAAGGACCGGCTGCTGGTCGTCCTCGCGCTCATCGCGCTCGTCATCTTCCTTGGTTGGTACTCGTTCAGCGTTGCGATTGCGTTGCTCCGCATCCCGCTCACGGGCGATTCCACTCTCTATTTCATCGCATCCGTCTGGATCTCGGGGACGAGCGGCACCGCGCTCCTGCTCCTCCTCGGTGTGGGAATCCAGACGCACCGCCCCGGACCGTAAGGCCTGTTCCTCGGGTTCGTGATCGCGGAGCTCCTCGCGTCGGCGATTGGGATTGGCGCGGGGACCTGGTTCTATTGGTCCTTGCGCAATGGCCCCGGCTCATTGATCGAGATGGCACAATTATTAGCCAGCCTCGAAGGCGTCGCCGCCGGAGCCCACGTCGTCGCCGTGTTTCTCTTGCTCCTCATCGTCCTCGCGGGGCGGACGGCGGCGCCTCCGTTGCCAGTGAGTCTGGCGCCTCCCGCCCCGCCAAGCTCGTGACACGCCTCACCGCGTCGTCGGGCGCTCACGTCTGATTAGCCTAGGGCCCTCGACGGCGGGAGCGCAGGAACAGAATCGCGAAGGCGCCGATGGCTGCGGCGAGCGCGAAGGCGCCGGCGTTGGGAGCCAGGTAGAATAACGCCGCGAGTCCGAAGAACGCGAGACCTTTGAGGAACGCGACGGCCATCACCACGGGCTGCTCGGACATTTTCTTCCGCAAGTCCGCCATCGCCTCCGGACTATCTGCAGGCAAGCTCAGATCCGCCGCTCGGTCGCGGATCGCGTAATAGAACGGGTTCCCAGGCCGTACCGCGAGGATGGGCGCGCGGTAGGTGCTGACGAAGCCCCCTGAGAAATACGCAACAACCATCCACATGAGTCCGGCGACGAAGAACGCGTACGCGAACCCCATCCCTTCCCGGGCCGGGACTAAATCAGGGACGACGGAAAAGAGGGCGCCGATCCCGGTGAAGACGACCAACACGACCAACGAGTTACGGAACAGTCTGTGCAGCCCTCGCGACGCCGCCATCGTAGGCCCGCATCACAGCCGGCATCCACCCAGAAAAAGGATTCGTCGGAAACCCCGACAATCGCTGCCCTGGCGGGCAGCTACCGTGTCGTCAGCCACTCGAAGACGTGGTTCGCGACGAAGCTCCCGGC belongs to Thermoplasmata archaeon and includes:
- a CDS encoding tetratricopeptide repeat protein, which codes for MSDATPSGPRARDGMTGMALLEGFLDREGRTLEKVRRLVESGGASLNAGAEGRAANAYLKALGLLEARTAPIERPEEWAEACARVGAGLLAVGHVEPAQAAATEALQCDHANVRAIAVQGDLLVAAGRPADAIPYYDAALRAKPTAKGVWARKGNAHASLDQRPEAIRAYIQVVNLDPDDTDGYARVLALVPEDVDLWLRKGEAHRRRDEIEEAQSAYDRALRVDSACKGALEGKALAYVRAQDPQRALRCLDRVIQLDGYDPDAWRLRGDVLAASHQNEEALRSYDEAVRLRDGDAVAWLVRAELLRKIGRNVDAVGSYDRAIALTPKALAPHIGRLEALRALARWDEVVQEAGKVVSLDPRHGPALFAKAHALLQLNRREEALAAFDAFLAVEPRSYDGLEAKRQLLLASERWADLVAACDAILALQPHHLRALRDKGRAQLALGQSDRAYATFEQLHVVAPDDLDAIRGQRDALRFSKDPKALLRACDLILAKDPSDRSTWVAKGEAHEGLSEPEAALGAYEAALRLDPRAPGAAARKAALLSHLSRYEDALRAYDAAIEADPASANLWLEKGRIQYWLKAYADAVDSLDRATRYAPADPKGWYLLGVSLEGATRYEQAVAVFDRTLALEPNSAKAWLGKGTALQWLKRYDEAANAYGQAALRDKAMTPALLKQGSCLLELHRYEEAVPIYETVVAADAKDKAALTGLCAALEGLGRTKEAFDASGRLTVADPKDVEAWARRARYASAIGQGKDALVAIGKAVGLAPDRADLLRAKRDLLASQGSFKAAAEAGERLLEIDPRDLDARRERAVALERLGKLDAALEELDGAARVDPMDRRTWNAKGALLVRAGRKAEALEAYDRTLSLNPGDRTALAARGRLLFDAGRVVDALRTFDDGLLLDPENLEFLNGKAMCLAAESHFDDALSLVTIVFGKDPNNYDAYRTKGVCFLRTGRAAEAIPCLDFVLRAHPADAAVLTWRGEAYQALDKPTEALAAFDAAIDADESHGAAWRGRGLVLLTLERYPDAADALARATESRRDDKALWTTLGLADERAGRYDAAASAYDEALRLDARDKATWTSKGLALLHVRRFDDALKCFDAGLALDPAYEPAADGRRRAEERIHAATVEGFAEAVVRFEAHLKRPATRDEIFKYCSVPLELLDEVIRYVNEPAPLAPDRIEPEALRKYEAVGAAVLRNVENAANLDRIRLADVTTVLPHVDLDEARTIWGYIDWVREAPLEPTPEWHNDDLIRQAMDLPKEEWNLVDLAKELHLGPFEAKKLEVSLKIFEGGGYKISTRHAPESKRKKPRGEALTEEKGEGDPEPTPVSRRPESPRSAGKIDGGGLPPNCSPHRAPGVQRHVCGAWLCKACVDSGGACPGCAAPLSTAAEREARRKDREADFSRL